One segment of bacterium DNA contains the following:
- a CDS encoding M50 family metallopeptidase, which yields MSTIILAVLALELMILVHELGHLIVAKRAGILVHAFAMGFGPRLVAFTRGETTYSLNLLPIGGYVNMAGEDADSPDVPPERTFRGKSVAWRLAVVLAGPAMNFVLAIVLLAAVATSYGIPLRVSTRVGTLVPGYPAAQAGLQTGDTIISVDGRPMRDGQQMIDLIHRSGDRTLAILVQRGPRRFILHVRTRFDPRQKVWITGFSPTVVRGRLDPVRAVGWGAVTTFRDAGAYLAALGNLIQSGRLLGELGGPVTAVNVLGQAAHAGGETFLYFTAFFSIIIGLFNLFPLPALDGGRAAFLVVEGLRRRPVDPRREGYVHLVGLALLLCLILALTVRDVLHPVHLTLP from the coding sequence GTGTCGACGATAATCCTGGCCGTGCTGGCCTTGGAATTGATGATCCTGGTGCACGAGTTGGGCCACCTGATTGTGGCGAAGCGGGCCGGCATTCTCGTGCACGCGTTCGCGATGGGGTTCGGCCCGCGGCTCGTCGCATTCACCCGCGGCGAGACCACCTACAGCCTCAACCTGCTGCCGATCGGCGGCTACGTGAACATGGCGGGCGAGGACGCGGACAGTCCCGACGTCCCGCCGGAGCGCACCTTCCGCGGCAAGTCGGTGGCGTGGCGGCTCGCCGTCGTGCTGGCCGGTCCGGCGATGAACTTCGTGCTCGCGATCGTGCTGCTGGCGGCGGTCGCGACATCCTACGGCATCCCGCTGCGCGTCAGCACGCGGGTCGGCACACTCGTGCCCGGCTACCCCGCGGCGCAGGCCGGCCTCCAGACCGGGGACACGATCATCTCCGTCGACGGCCGGCCGATGCGCGACGGCCAGCAGATGATCGACCTGATCCACCGCAGCGGCGACCGGACGCTCGCGATCCTCGTGCAGCGCGGCCCGCGGCGCTTCATCCTGCACGTGCGGACCCGCTTCGATCCCCGGCAGAAGGTGTGGATCACCGGGTTCTCGCCGACCGTGGTGCGCGGCCGCCTCGATCCCGTGCGGGCGGTGGGCTGGGGGGCCGTGACGACGTTTCGCGACGCGGGCGCGTATCTCGCGGCGCTCGGCAATCTGATCCAGTCCGGCCGGCTGCTCGGCGAGCTCGGCGGTCCGGTGACCGCGGTCAACGTGCTCGGCCAGGCCGCCCACGCGGGCGGCGAGACGTTCCTGTACTTCACCGCGTTCTTCAGCATCATCATCGGACTGTTCAATCTGTTTCCGCTGCCGGCGCTCGACGGCGGCCGGGCCGCGTTCCTCGTGGTCGAGGGCCTGCGCCGGCGCCCCGTCGATCCGCGCCGTGAGGGCTACGTCCATCTCGTGGGCCTCGCGCTGCTGCTGTGTCTGATTCTGGCGCTCACCGTGCGGGACGTGCTGCATCCCGTGCACTTAACGCTGCCTTAG
- the ispG gene encoding flavodoxin-dependent (E)-4-hydroxy-3-methylbut-2-enyl-diphosphate synthase has protein sequence MNRTETRRVQIGPVPVGGGAPIAVQSMTTTDTRDADATVAQILALEQAGCEIARVAVPDRAAADALPAIKARIHVPLVADIHFDYRLALAALVGGVDKLRLNPGNIGSDDRVRTVAREAKARGVPIRVGANVGSLSKEMLRKYGEPCAAALVDSALDEIRILEDLDFHDIVVSVKASDVEMALDAYTAISERTAYPLHVGITEAGTTWAGTVKSAVGLGAILSRGIGDTIRVSLATDPVEEIKAGFEILKSLGLRMRGPILVACPSCGRADVDIVGLAEEVERRLAVYPVPVKVAVMGCAVNGPGEARMADLGVACGKGMGLIFKRGRIVASLPEAQLLEGLMKEVEVVVREKQAEAADAGVPAPVGGGGGAAES, from the coding sequence ATGAATCGGACCGAGACGCGGCGGGTGCAGATCGGACCGGTGCCGGTAGGCGGCGGCGCTCCGATCGCCGTCCAATCGATGACGACGACCGACACCCGCGACGCCGACGCCACGGTCGCCCAGATCCTGGCGCTCGAGCAGGCCGGGTGTGAGATCGCGCGGGTGGCGGTGCCGGATCGCGCGGCCGCCGACGCGCTTCCCGCGATCAAGGCCCGCATTCACGTGCCGCTCGTCGCCGACATCCACTTCGACTATCGGCTGGCGCTCGCGGCCCTCGTCGGCGGCGTCGACAAGCTGCGGCTCAATCCCGGCAACATCGGCAGCGACGACCGCGTGCGGACCGTCGCGCGCGAGGCGAAGGCCCGGGGCGTGCCGATCCGGGTCGGCGCGAACGTCGGCTCGCTCTCCAAGGAGATGCTGCGAAAGTACGGGGAGCCCTGCGCCGCGGCGCTGGTCGACAGCGCCCTCGACGAGATCCGGATCCTCGAGGACCTCGATTTCCACGACATCGTCGTGTCGGTCAAAGCCAGCGACGTCGAGATGGCGCTCGACGCCTACACCGCCATCTCGGAGCGCACGGCGTACCCGCTGCACGTCGGCATCACTGAGGCCGGGACAACGTGGGCCGGCACCGTCAAGTCCGCGGTCGGGCTCGGCGCGATTCTCTCGCGCGGCATCGGCGACACGATCCGCGTCTCGCTCGCGACCGATCCCGTCGAGGAAATCAAAGCGGGGTTCGAGATCCTGAAGTCGCTCGGCCTGAGGATGCGCGGGCCGATCCTGGTCGCGTGTCCGTCCTGCGGCCGCGCCGACGTGGACATCGTCGGGCTCGCCGAAGAGGTGGAGCGGCGGCTCGCCGTCTACCCCGTGCCGGTCAAGGTGGCGGTGATGGGTTGCGCGGTGAACGGCCCCGGCGAGGCGAGGATGGCCGATCTCGGCGTCGCCTGCGGCAAAGGCATGGGCCTGATCTTCAAGCGCGGGCGTATCGTGGCCAGCCTTCCGGAAGCGCAGTTGCTCGAAGGCCTGATGAAGGAAGTCGAGGTCGTGGTCCGCGAGAAGCAGGCCGAGGCGGCGGACGCCGGCGTGCCGGCACCCGTCGGCGGCGGCGGCGGCGCGGCGGAGAGCTAG
- a CDS encoding methionine adenosyltransferase encodes MRDIKVETLPGVPVGELQVEMVERKGVGHPDSICDAIMDRVSVELSKEYISQFGHILHHNIDKAFLVAGDADTRFGGGSIREPMRLIFGDRATYGINGRELPIREIAIRTAKHWIRENLRFVDPGGPDDQDGPHVTYQLELKPGSAELVDIFSRDTTGANDTSAAVGYWPMTETERIVRETEQYINSRTFKEEFPEAGEDVKVMGVRLGPELRLTAAVAFVDRFVEGEDQYFRRKRQLHESVVEFLKKRTTLERVHFDLNTLDEPGRGQNGVYLSVLGTSAESGDSGQVGRGNKVNGVIAINRPMGTEAAAGKNPVSHVGKIYSVFTHQVAQKVYEEVSGIREVYIWMVSQIGKPIDQPITAAQIILAKGVRRGAVERKVRDVVDRELAGINVFCRDLAGGKYTVC; translated from the coding sequence ATGCGTGATATCAAGGTCGAAACGCTGCCGGGGGTGCCGGTCGGCGAGCTGCAGGTGGAGATGGTCGAGCGCAAAGGGGTGGGGCATCCGGACTCCATCTGTGACGCGATCATGGATCGCGTGTCCGTTGAGTTGAGCAAGGAGTACATCAGCCAGTTCGGGCACATCCTGCACCACAACATCGACAAAGCGTTCCTCGTCGCCGGCGACGCCGACACGCGGTTCGGCGGCGGTTCCATTCGTGAACCGATGCGCCTCATTTTCGGGGACCGGGCCACATACGGCATCAACGGGCGCGAGCTGCCGATTCGCGAGATCGCGATCCGGACCGCGAAACACTGGATCCGCGAGAATCTACGATTCGTCGATCCCGGCGGGCCGGACGACCAGGACGGCCCGCACGTGACCTACCAGCTCGAGCTCAAGCCGGGGTCCGCCGAACTGGTCGACATTTTCAGCCGCGACACCACCGGCGCCAACGATACCTCCGCCGCGGTCGGATACTGGCCGATGACCGAGACGGAGCGGATCGTGCGGGAGACCGAGCAGTACATCAACTCCCGAACGTTCAAGGAAGAGTTTCCGGAGGCCGGCGAGGACGTCAAGGTGATGGGCGTGCGGCTTGGGCCGGAGCTGCGCCTCACCGCGGCCGTGGCGTTCGTCGACCGGTTCGTCGAGGGCGAGGATCAGTACTTCCGGCGCAAGCGCCAGCTGCACGAGTCGGTCGTGGAGTTTCTGAAGAAGCGCACGACCCTGGAGCGGGTGCACTTCGACCTCAACACGCTCGATGAGCCGGGGCGCGGGCAGAACGGCGTGTACCTGTCGGTGCTCGGCACGTCCGCGGAGTCGGGCGACAGCGGGCAGGTCGGCCGCGGCAACAAGGTCAACGGCGTGATCGCGATCAACCGGCCGATGGGCACGGAGGCGGCGGCGGGCAAGAACCCCGTGTCGCACGTCGGCAAGATCTATTCGGTGTTCACGCATCAGGTGGCGCAAAAGGTGTACGAAGAAGTCTCGGGCATCCGCGAAGTGTACATTTGGATGGTCAGTCAGATCGGCAAGCCGATCGACCAGCCGATCACCGCGGCCCAGATCATCCTCGCGAAGGGCGTGCGCCGCGGCGCCGTGGAGCGTAAGGTCCGCGACGTCGTCGATCGGGAACTGGCCGGCATCAACGTTTTCTGCCGCGACCTCGCCGGCGGCAAATACACGGTCTGCTGA